The nucleotide window TGCTCGTCCGCCCGTTGTACGGGCACCTCGCCACCGTGCGTCCCGATGGCACGCCGCAGGTCAACGCGATGTGGTTCGTGTGGGACGGCGAGTTGCTGCGGTTCACCCACACCACCAAGCGGCAGAAGTACCGCAACGTGACCGCCAATCCGGCGGTGGCGATGTCGGTCATCGATCCCGACAACCCGTACCGCTTCTTGGAGGTCCGTGGCGTCGTGGAGGAGATTGTCCCCGACCCGACCGGGGCGTTCTATCTGCAACTCAACGATCGGTACGACGGACCGCTGACCGAACCACCCGCCGACAAGGCCGACCGGGTGATCCTGGTGGTCCGCCCGACCGCGTTCAGCAAGCAGTAGACGCCATGCTGGTGGCATTCAGCGTCAGCCCGTCGGGCGGAGACGAGGACGGCGGCGTCGGCGCGGCCG belongs to Mycolicibacterium cosmeticum and includes:
- a CDS encoding PPOX class F420-dependent oxidoreductase translates to MATVPEGYESLLVRPLYGHLATVRPDGTPQVNAMWFVWDGELLRFTHTTKRQKYRNVTANPAVAMSVIDPDNPYRFLEVRGVVEEIVPDPTGAFYLQLNDRYDGPLTEPPADKADRVILVVRPTAFSKQ